Proteins encoded within one genomic window of Acinetobacter sp. YWS30-1:
- a CDS encoding YraN family protein, with protein sequence MQKQLGVWAEQQAAQLMQQQDFQLIARNWHSRYGELDLVMQREQELVFVEVKARAKTGYALAYESVSSAKQRKVLQTAVCFIQKNPQFAHYYYRFDVICFDFNRYFAKTIQHDFSQYPYDLHWFENAFTFDQEFINL encoded by the coding sequence ATGCAGAAACAATTAGGTGTATGGGCAGAACAACAAGCTGCGCAACTGATGCAACAACAAGACTTTCAGCTCATTGCCAGAAACTGGCATAGCCGCTATGGTGAACTTGATCTGGTCATGCAGCGTGAGCAGGAACTGGTCTTTGTCGAAGTAAAAGCACGAGCTAAAACGGGTTATGCATTGGCTTATGAATCTGTTTCCTCTGCCAAGCAACGAAAAGTCCTACAAACGGCTGTATGTTTTATTCAAAAAAATCCACAGTTTGCACATTATTACTATCGTTTTGATGTGATTTGTTTTGATTTTAATCGGTATTTTGCAAAAACCATACAGCATGATTTTTCTCAATACCCTTATGATCTGCACTGGTTTGAAAATGCTTTTACTTTTGATCAAGAGTTTATTAATCTTTGA